GTCGGACCTGACGCCGGCCAGATCAAGCTTCACCAGCCAACCATCCTGCGTGCGATAAACGTCAGCCGCCGGGTTCCACAGCCGTCCCGACGGGCGCCGGTGACGCAAGTCGCCAGTATCGCGAAAGAATTGATCGAACGATCCGCCAGACATATCAGCGTCGACAAAACCTCAGACGTAAAAGGGGTTGGGTGGATTATAGGGGTTGGCGCGAGGAAAGTCAGGTTGGGATAAACCGTCAGTTGTCCGTCGTCCGTTGTCAGTGGCCTTCACACTAGCGACAACTGACAACTGACAACTGACCACGGACGGCATTTTAAGGATGCGTCATCTCTTCGGGCTTAACCCAGTCGTCAAACTGTTCGCCGGTCAGCAGGCCAAGCTCGATCGCAGATTCGCGCAGGCTGATGCCTTTTTTGTGCGCGTGCTTGGCAAGCTTCGCGGCGTTGTCGTAACCGATGTGTTCGTTCAGCGCCGTGACGAGCATTAGCGAGTCGCGCAGGTTTTCATCGATGCGTTCACGGTTCAATTCAATGCCGTTGATGCAATATTCGACAAAGCCGTGCGCCGCGTCGTGGATCAAGCGGATCGAATGCAGCAGATTGTGAATGATGACGGGCTTGAATACGTTCAGCTCAAAGTGACCTTGCGAGCCGGCGATGCCGATTGCCGTGTCATTGCCCAGCACCTGCACGGCGACCATCGTCATCGCTTCGCTCTGTGTAGGATTAACTTTGCCGGGCATGATTGATGAGCCCGGTTCGTTCTCAGGCAGGATCAATTCGCCCAGCCCGCAACGCGGCCCCGATGCCAGCCAACGAATGTCGTTGGCTATTTTCATGAGAGACGTCGCCAGAGTCTTCAACGCGCCGCTACAGAAAACGATTTCATCGTGCGCTGACAGCGCCGCGAATTTGTTCGGATGCGATTTGAACGGGAGGCCGGTTAGCTCCGCGATCTTCCTGGCCGCGCGTTCGCCAAATTCCGGATGCGCGTTCAAGCCCGTGCCGACCGCCGTGCCCCCAATGGCCAGATCGTACAGTCCCGGTAAGGTCGCATTCATTCGATCGATGTCGCGCTCGATTAAGCTCGCCCAGCCGGACATCTCCTGGCCAACGGTCAAAGGAGTGGCGTCCTGAAGATGCGTGCGGCCAATCTTCACCACGTCCTTAAATTCTTTGGCCTTCGCATCGATGGCCGCTTCTATTTCTCGAACCCGCGGCACTAACTTATTCATCTGCTCGGCGGCCGCGATGTGCATTGCCGTGGGGAACGTGTCGTTCGACGACTGTGACATGTTCACGTCATCGTTCGGATGAATCGGTTTCTTACTACCCTTTTCGGCGCCCGCTAATTCAATCGCGCGGTTCGAGATCACTTCGTTGGCGTTCATGTTGGTCTGCGTGCCGCTACCGGTTTGCCAGACACGCAGAGGAAAATGTTCGTCGAGTTTGCCTTCGATTACTTCGTCACACGCCTGCGCGATTAGCTTCGCTTTGTCGGCCGAGAGCTTCCCGAGATCCTGATTCACGAGTGCGCAGGCTTTCTTCAAGATGCCCAGGGCACGAATCATCTCGCGTGGCATCACGTCGTCGCCGATATCGAAGTGGAGCAAGCTACGCTGCGTCTGCGCGCCCCAATACTTATCCGCGGACACTTCGATCGCGCCCATCGAATCGGTTTCGGTACGAAGGCCGGATTTCGCTTGTTCCGTTTTTGGTGTCATATGCGTGGCTAAATTGAGCGCACTGCGCGGCGAACCCACACAATTGTACACTGGCGCGCGGCTAATACGGTACGCATGCCTCCGGCATGCCTGCACGCCAGAGGCGTGCGTACCTTGCTGACCACCACCTTGTGTCTCGGTGCGCGGTTTGCTATAAAAACTTACAGCACTTTCCCTGAAAGCCAATTCTCGGTTCCCCAATATCGGTTCCCCTTATAAGAGCATTTGTGTCTTCCCGATGATGAATACACTTGCGGACAGGAATGCGCTGATTCTGGTAGTTGAGCGGAATCCGCTCGTTCAGCGACTCGAAAAATATCTCCTGGAACAGGCCGGTTATGGCGTTGAGTTTGCCGCCGATGGCCTCACGGCGTTGGAGCGCGCACGCGAACTACGCCCGAAAATTCTGGTGACCGAGGTGCTGGTGCCGAAGCTCGATGGCTTGAGCCTTTGCCGTCAGCTCAAGGCGGATCCGGTAACACAGGAAACGAAGGTGCTGATCTTCAGCCACCTGCACGCTGAACAGCGGGCGCGCGAAGCTGGCGCGGACGCGTTTTTGATCAAGCCGTTAAATGAAGAACGTCTAATCGAAACGGTGGCGAAGCTAATCGAAGAAATGGGCCACCAGGCGGCGGCCGGAGAGCAAAATTAATGACGGACAAGATTAAAACCGGATGCGCCGGGTTGGATGAAGTGCTGTACGGCGGCATTCCGAAGAATACGATCAGCGTCATTATGGGATCTCCGGGCACCGGAAAAACCATCCTCGCCGAGCAGATTGCCTTTCGCAACGCCACGGTGGATGCGCCCGCGCTCTACCTGACAACAATGTCTGAGCCGCTGGAAAAATTCATCGTGCACGGGCAGCGATATAAATTCTTTGATCAAGAGAAAGTCGGCACTTCGGTTCTCTATGAAGATCTGGGCCTGATGTTACGCGAGCAGGGGATCGAGAAGTTGCCGGAGATCGTCGGTGATATGCTCGCCGCGCGTCGCGCAAAGTTCGTCTTTATCGATTCGTTCAAGGCCCTCAACGAGTTGATTGAGCAACCGCAGCGTCGCAACCTCATATTTGATCTGGCCACGGTCCTGTCCACTTATGAGTGCACCAGCTTTTTGATCGGCGAGTACTCAGAAGCAATGATGACCGAACTTCCCGAGTTCGCGATCGGCGATGTCGTGATTCAAATGCTCAAGCTGGCGACGAACGTGCGTGAGGAAAGATTTTTGCGCGTGGAAAAGTTGCGGGCTTCGAAATCAACTTCAGGTTTGCATGCATTTTCCATCACGTCTGAGGGCCTGGAACTCTTTCCGCGGTTACTCACCCCGCCGGTGGTGCCCGATTACACGGCGCGGCCTGAGCGCGTCAACACCGGCATTCAGGGTTTGGACGAAATGATTGCCGAGGGCTTCTGGCGCGGCACCACCACTTTGGTGGCCGGGCCGCCGGGATCGGGCAAGACGATCATGGCGCTGGAGTTTCTCCGTGCCGGCGTGAGCAAAGGCGAGCCGGGAATCTATCTTGGCTTTCAGGAAAACCCCACCCAACTCACTCGGGTAATGCGAAACATGCAAATGCCGGTCGAAGAACTTATTAACGACGGCTTTGAAATTATGTACCAGTCACCCGTCGAGATGCAGCTGGATCGCATCGCGGCGCGTCTGTTTGAGCGCATTCGCAGCGGGCAAGTGAAGCGGGTGGTGATTGATGCGCTGGGCGATCTGGAGCGCACCAGCGTCGATCGGCAGCGATTCTCGAATGTGATTTATGCGCTGACGCAATGGTTCGCCGTCGAAAACGTAACCTGTTTCATGACGTACGAGCTCGCTCATCTCTTTGAAGTCCAAGGGATCAGCGACCAACAGGTTTCGAACATGAGTGACAACCTCCTGCTGCTGAGATTTCAACCCGGCGCCGAACTGAAACGGACGCTGCGAATTATCAAGACTCGCGGCAGCGCACACGATGGTCACGAACACGAAATTCACATCACCAATGAAGGTTTGGTGATCGAAGGGATTCGGTAACAAGCATTATGGACAAGCCGGGGCCTGCAAAGAAAACTCCTTCCGGGCGACTCGCGGAAATTAACCGGGCGATCACCACCTCGCTTCAATTCGATCAGGTGCTCGACATCATCGTCGAAAGTGCCTTGCAGTTGGTCGAGGCGCGGGCCTGCGTACTTCTGCTGGTCGAGAAAGATGGGACTTTTCGCGTGCGCGCCGCGCGCGGAACAGCGCCGAAGTTTGCCGAAGAGTTTTCCGCTTCGATGGATGAAGACGCGGTGCGGAAGTTGCACGAAGCACTCGCTGTGGCGCCGGACGAGGCCATGGTTTCCGTGCCGGTCATCGCGACCAACGCCGTCAACGGCATGCTTGCCGTGGTACGCAGCCGCCCCCTCGACGCCGACGAAGAGTGGCAGTTGTCGGCGATCGCAGATCAAGCGGCAATCGCGTTACAGAACGCGCGCCTTTTTGAAATTGAGTCAGCCGAGGCCAAACGCCTGCGCGACGCGACCGAAATCGCGCGGCGGCATCTCGCTTCGATCGTCGAATCCTCAGACGATGCCATCGTCAGCAAAAATCTTGACGGCATTATTCAAAGTTGGAATCAAGGTGCGTCACGAGTGTTTGGCTATTCAGCCGACGAAGTTATCGGCCGGCACATCACCATGCTGCTGCCGCAAGATCGCCTGAACGAAGAAACGTTGATTATCGAGAGAATCTGCCGCGGCGAGCGGGTGGATCACTTCGAAACTGTGCGCCAACGCAAAGACGGAAGTCTAATCGATGTGTCGCTCACCATTTCTCCCATCAAGAACCATGAAGGCGTGGTCGTGGGCGCGTCCAAAATTGCCCGGGACATTACCGAACGTAAAAAGACTGAGGCTGAGCGCGATGAACTTCTCAAACGCGAGCACGCAGCACGCGCTGAAGCTGAAGCAGCCAACCGGCTGAAAGATGAATTTCTCGCGACCCTCTCGCATGAGTTACGCAATCCGCTGAACGCCGTCGTCGGCTATGCGGAAATCCTGCTGCGCAGTAAGGAAACGCGTCATAACGAGCTGGTGATTAAAGCGGCTGAGACGATCCGGCGTAACGCCCTGGCGCAAACGCGCCTGGTTTCTGATCTGCTGGATCTCTCGCGACTACAGATGGGTAAGCTGTCGCTGGAATTCCAACCGGTCTCGCTTTCGACGATCTTAACCGACGCCATCGACACGGTGCGCGAGGAAGCAAATGACAAAGACATTTCGCTGGAAGTGGCGATCGAACTTGACGTAGTGGTGGAAGGAGATCCGATTCGCCTGGGCCAGATTGCCTGGAACCTTCTGAACAACGCGGTTAAGTTCACTCCAGCCGGCGGCAAGGTGAGTATCGGAGTGAAGCGCGTGTCCAATGAGGCCGAGTTAACCGTCTCTGATTCGGGACAGGGAATCGGAAGTGATTTCCTGCCGCACGTCTTCGAAATTTTTCGGCAGGGTGATGCCAGCAGTGTGCGCCGGCAGGGTGGTCTGGGGATAGGTTTAGCGTTGGTGAAACAACTTGCCGAATTACATCACGGCCATGTGAGCGTCGATTCAAAAGGCCTCGGTCAGGGGACAACGTTTACCGTAACTGTTCCATTGTATGAGACACAGCACCGCGTCGTGATGGCGAACGCCATGACCTCACCGGAACTCCTTAAGGGCAAGTCGATTTTGATTGTGGATGACTCGCGCGACACGATCGACATGCTGACGAAACTCCTGACCCTGGAAGGCGCCCTCGTTGAGTCAGCTGGTAGCGGGAGGGAAGCGCTGCAAATCGCCGGTGAGCGCAGTTTTGATTTAATCATCTCTGACATCTCAATGCCGGAGATGGATGGTTATCAGTTGCTGAAGCAAATCCGTGGACTGGATAAGGGTGTGAATCTGCCGGCCCTGGCCTTGACCGGTTACGGTCGTTCCCACGACATCACGCGCGCCCAGGCCGAAGGCTTCGCCGATCATCTGACCAAGCCGATCGACATCAATCGTTTTCTACGGACAGTGCAAAGACTGACGAAGGCGGCGTGAGTGGTTGGTGGCCACGCCGCTGGCGTGCAGCATGCCGGAGTATCGTGCCGGTAAGCTTCTGTGGTTTCTTCTCAGGTCGCGCCGCGCGTGACCGTCTCTTCTGCGTAGCAGCGAGAACGAAACCGAATATCGTTTAGAGGCGGGCTACTGCCCGCCCGTTAATGCGTAGCGGCGAGGACGAAACCGGAATATCGTTTAGAGGCGGGCTACCGCCCGCCAGTCGCCGCGTAGCGCGAGAACGAAACCGAGGATCGTTTAGAGGCGGGCTACCGCCCGCCAGTCGCCGCGTCGGGCGAGGACAAAACCGAGGATCGTTTAGAGGCGGGCTACCGCCCGCCAGTCGCCGCGTAGCGCGAGAACGAAACCGAGGATCGTTTAGAGGCGGGCTACCGCCCGCCTTTTACCTTCGAACGCGGATGATTTTCGCTGCGGAGCAGCGAGATGTTTATAGTTTCCGGTCGATTAAAAGGATGGGTTAGCTCCGAAGGAGCGACATGTTCTTCCGCCCATAAATGGGCTCATTAGAATCAAGGGGATGACTTCGGCCTATAAACATTCCGTGCCTACGGCACTTAGGAAGGTCGCCCTGAAAGTCTTTCCAAGTCTCGCCGTACATTCTCTGCTTTTGGCGAACGAAGCTTCTCGAAGGTCGCTAGTGAGGCTTGAAGCAAGGCCGTTGCTTTTGCTTTGTCTCCTTGCCTATCGGCCAGCTTCGCTAACGAATGCTTAACGCTTGCTTTCCTGAACTGAAGGCCTAGAGACTCGGCAATTTCCAAAGCTTCAGTGTATAAGGCTTCGGCAGCCGCCAATTGATCCTGGGCCGTTTTCAAATGGCCCGTCGTTTCCAGGCACTCCGCATAACCCACCGGATTTTCAAGCCTCTTTAGCGACTCAAGACTTCTTTGAAGTGATTTTTCAGCTCTTTGGTAATCAGAGCCAGCAATTTGGAGAACACCCAACTGATGTAAGTCGTTGGCGATAACAGACTGATCTCCGAGTTTTTGTGCGATGTTTAGGCTGTCATTACAAAGACGCAGTGCCTCGGGGAAATTACCTTGGTCAAATGCGAGCAAGCTTTGAGTATGAAGGCAGTAAGCGATACCGATTTGATCTCCCAATCTTTGTTTGATTTCAAGGCAATCCTTACTGAATTGGGACGCGGCGGCAGGTTCACCCTGGTCCCGCGCGAGCAAAGCGAGACCGTACAGACAACTAGAGATGGCGTTTTCGTCACCGAAGCGTCTCCCGATCTCGAGACCCTCTTCGTATAGCCGTCGCGCATCTTTGAATTCACCTTTATCGTACGCGATGAAGCCTAGCAAATGTATAGTTGACGCAGTCTCCCCTTGGTTGTTCCGGCTCTCCGCGTTGCTTTCTTGGCATAGTCGTCGTGCTTCATCGAATTGGCCAAGACTGTGAGCGATAATCGCTAGGTTGTGCAAAATCTGACCTAGTATTAGCTTATTGCCGAGGTTTCTTTGTAGCGCGAGGCTTTCGTCTGCAAGCTCGCGCGCTGCGCGAATGTCACCACGCCTATAATACGAGCCTGCGACATTGTTTAGCCACGAGGCTATTTGATGTTCGGAGCCTGAGCGCCGAGCCATAGTTAATGCGAGTTTACTGACTGCCAGCGCCTCATCCCAATAACCACGCACAGATAGCATGCCAGTGCTTGGCAAAGCCATGGCATAAGCTAGCTGAATTACACTTATGCCGTCGCCTAGCAAAAAGGCCAAATCCGTAGCCGTCAACAAGTTATCTTTTTCCGCTTCCAGCTCATTGTAATCTTCACCCGTTGGCTTTCGGTGAGACTCGGCGAAGCGCAAAAACCGACTGACAAAGCGTGGGCGAAAAGACTTACCCCTGGGGTCGCTATCGAGGCGGGCTTTGGTGAGCTGTCTAGTCAACCCTTCGATAGCCAGCCGTTTGCTTTCATCTGTTGTGTGAATGAGCCAGAGAGCTGAAAGGCTCTTTACGGCGTTCCGGAATTTTTTCTTGTCGCTTTCTTTTCCAAAGTTGGCGACTTCAGCCACTGCTTTTCTACTAGCGCTCGGCGCGAACAGGGAAAGTGCCAGCAGAACAGCACGGCCCCCTTTGTCTAACTGTTTTAGGTTGTAAGAGCGATTGAAAACGCGCTCGACTGCTTTACCTTCACCTTGTTGTAAGTCATCTAACACCTCGTCAGGATCTTGCGCGAGATCAATCTGTCCGACAATCCATTGTAGGACCAACGGATTAGCTTCGGCAGTTTGAATTAATCGAGCGCGATCGAGGTTGGCAAAAGCTCCCACCTCGTGGGTCTGGGCCATCAATCGGTCGAGGAGGTTACTGGCCTCTTTCGCCGACATGACTTCTATAGGAATATCGTGGGCTTCTTCAATCTTGTCACGCGTGGTAATGAGCGCGGTACACGGAGCTGGTTTGCCCAGCCAGTCGATGCAATGCGCTTGTTCGGAAAGGTCGATGGTTTCAAAGTTGTCCAATACCACGAGGGTTGGAGTCGACTTGACCAGATCCCGCACTTGTTCGTTCTTTAGCTCTAGAGGAAGCTTTCGCAGATCTGAATCGCCCAGCTGAGTCGCGATACCGTCGAGCAATGTCGACAAACTGAAACTCTCAAGCCCGTCAGCGCTGACCCATGCAATTCGTCCCGCAAAGGTCTCAATTAGTCCGCGCACTGTCTCAGCTGCAATCGCCGTTTTGCCAACTCCACCCGCGCCCCACAACACGACCAAGTGGTTTTTTCCTGGCCTCAGTTCTTGAGACACGCGCTCGATAAAGTCTTGGTTCTCTCGATCTCTTCTTGAGATAAACCCAACCTTGGGCGGATTGGGGATATCCAAGCTTGCAGGTGTGCCAACTGAAGGAGCGAACAATTCGTCAAGCGCTCTCCGAATGCCTTTAGTCACGTCAAGAAAGGCTTGGTCTTGATTCGGCCAAAGCGTCACCGGTCGGATATCGCTTGGAAGCGAGTGTAGTTTTCTGAATGGCGCGCCCTGCCAATCCACCGGTCTAAGAACCACGGGAATGACCCGAGCTTCTCCAGCCTCATGTCTTTCCATCGCCCGCTTCACTTCTACGGCATTGATGTAGTCCGAATTCATGAAGTCCGGACTGATGAGAAGCAAAATCACCTTGGCTGAATTCAGGTGCTTCTCAATCTCTTCATTCCATTCTTTGCCGGCGGAGA
The nucleotide sequence above comes from Pyrinomonadaceae bacterium. Encoded proteins:
- the fumC gene encoding class II fumarate hydratase, whose amino-acid sequence is MTPKTEQAKSGLRTETDSMGAIEVSADKYWGAQTQRSLLHFDIGDDVMPREMIRALGILKKACALVNQDLGKLSADKAKLIAQACDEVIEGKLDEHFPLRVWQTGSGTQTNMNANEVISNRAIELAGAEKGSKKPIHPNDDVNMSQSSNDTFPTAMHIAAAEQMNKLVPRVREIEAAIDAKAKEFKDVVKIGRTHLQDATPLTVGQEMSGWASLIERDIDRMNATLPGLYDLAIGGTAVGTGLNAHPEFGERAARKIAELTGLPFKSHPNKFAALSAHDEIVFCSGALKTLATSLMKIANDIRWLASGPRCGLGELILPENEPGSSIMPGKVNPTQSEAMTMVAVQVLGNDTAIGIAGSQGHFELNVFKPVIIHNLLHSIRLIHDAAHGFVEYCINGIELNRERIDENLRDSLMLVTALNEHIGYDNAAKLAKHAHKKGISLRESAIELGLLTGEQFDDWVKPEEMTHP
- a CDS encoding response regulator, encoding MNTLADRNALILVVERNPLVQRLEKYLLEQAGYGVEFAADGLTALERARELRPKILVTEVLVPKLDGLSLCRQLKADPVTQETKVLIFSHLHAEQRAREAGADAFLIKPLNEERLIETVAKLIEEMGHQAAAGEQN
- a CDS encoding ATPase domain-containing protein; amino-acid sequence: MTDKIKTGCAGLDEVLYGGIPKNTISVIMGSPGTGKTILAEQIAFRNATVDAPALYLTTMSEPLEKFIVHGQRYKFFDQEKVGTSVLYEDLGLMLREQGIEKLPEIVGDMLAARRAKFVFIDSFKALNELIEQPQRRNLIFDLATVLSTYECTSFLIGEYSEAMMTELPEFAIGDVVIQMLKLATNVREERFLRVEKLRASKSTSGLHAFSITSEGLELFPRLLTPPVVPDYTARPERVNTGIQGLDEMIAEGFWRGTTTLVAGPPGSGKTIMALEFLRAGVSKGEPGIYLGFQENPTQLTRVMRNMQMPVEELINDGFEIMYQSPVEMQLDRIAARLFERIRSGQVKRVVIDALGDLERTSVDRQRFSNVIYALTQWFAVENVTCFMTYELAHLFEVQGISDQQVSNMSDNLLLLRFQPGAELKRTLRIIKTRGSAHDGHEHEIHITNEGLVIEGIR
- a CDS encoding PAS domain S-box protein — encoded protein: MDKPGPAKKTPSGRLAEINRAITTSLQFDQVLDIIVESALQLVEARACVLLLVEKDGTFRVRAARGTAPKFAEEFSASMDEDAVRKLHEALAVAPDEAMVSVPVIATNAVNGMLAVVRSRPLDADEEWQLSAIADQAAIALQNARLFEIESAEAKRLRDATEIARRHLASIVESSDDAIVSKNLDGIIQSWNQGASRVFGYSADEVIGRHITMLLPQDRLNEETLIIERICRGERVDHFETVRQRKDGSLIDVSLTISPIKNHEGVVVGASKIARDITERKKTEAERDELLKREHAARAEAEAANRLKDEFLATLSHELRNPLNAVVGYAEILLRSKETRHNELVIKAAETIRRNALAQTRLVSDLLDLSRLQMGKLSLEFQPVSLSTILTDAIDTVREEANDKDISLEVAIELDVVVEGDPIRLGQIAWNLLNNAVKFTPAGGKVSIGVKRVSNEAELTVSDSGQGIGSDFLPHVFEIFRQGDASSVRRQGGLGIGLALVKQLAELHHGHVSVDSKGLGQGTTFTVTVPLYETQHRVVMANAMTSPELLKGKSILIVDDSRDTIDMLTKLLTLEGALVESAGSGREALQIAGERSFDLIISDISMPEMDGYQLLKQIRGLDKGVNLPALALTGYGRSHDITRAQAEGFADHLTKPIDINRFLRTVQRLTKAA
- a CDS encoding tetratricopeptide repeat protein, which codes for MNMSPEPHDSVEVFYSYAHEDEKLRDELKKHLSNLKRQGVITDWYDRDISAGKEWNEEIEKHLNSAKVILLLISPDFMNSDYINAVEVKRAMERHEAGEARVIPVVLRPVDWQGAPFRKLHSLPSDIRPVTLWPNQDQAFLDVTKGIRRALDELFAPSVGTPASLDIPNPPKVGFISRRDRENQDFIERVSQELRPGKNHLVVLWGAGGVGKTAIAAETVRGLIETFAGRIAWVSADGLESFSLSTLLDGIATQLGDSDLRKLPLELKNEQVRDLVKSTPTLVVLDNFETIDLSEQAHCIDWLGKPAPCTALITTRDKIEEAHDIPIEVMSAKEASNLLDRLMAQTHEVGAFANLDRARLIQTAEANPLVLQWIVGQIDLAQDPDEVLDDLQQGEGKAVERVFNRSYNLKQLDKGGRAVLLALSLFAPSASRKAVAEVANFGKESDKKKFRNAVKSLSALWLIHTTDESKRLAIEGLTRQLTKARLDSDPRGKSFRPRFVSRFLRFAESHRKPTGEDYNELEAEKDNLLTATDLAFLLGDGISVIQLAYAMALPSTGMLSVRGYWDEALAVSKLALTMARRSGSEHQIASWLNNVAGSYYRRGDIRAARELADESLALQRNLGNKLILGQILHNLAIIAHSLGQFDEARRLCQESNAESRNNQGETASTIHLLGFIAYDKGEFKDARRLYEEGLEIGRRFGDENAISSCLYGLALLARDQGEPAAASQFSKDCLEIKQRLGDQIGIAYCLHTQSLLAFDQGNFPEALRLCNDSLNIAQKLGDQSVIANDLHQLGVLQIAGSDYQRAEKSLQRSLESLKRLENPVGYAECLETTGHLKTAQDQLAAAEALYTEALEIAESLGLQFRKASVKHSLAKLADRQGDKAKATALLQASLATFEKLRSPKAENVRRDLERLSGRPS